Proteins encoded in a region of the Shewanella polaris genome:
- a CDS encoding ABC transporter permease: MWGRLIAIVVKELKQLSRDRMTFGMIVMIPLLQLVLFGYAINTDVRHVPAGIIDMSQTTYSRAITQTVVATQAVDFVHQYYSIKEAEKAITNGEVKAVLYVPVDLPQRLLIHPSYDSKRESSQITRPVGQWLLDGSDTMVASTIRALRTLPLNEVANRATVMSVPTFEVVEYFNPEQRSAVNIVPGLLAIILTMTMIMFTSAAIVRERELGNMEFLIVTPVHPLELMLGKIIPYILVGLIQVAIILSAGHWIFSVPVRGGLDSLLLASFLFICASLALGLVISTIVNTQLQAMQLTIFVLMPSILLSGFMFPYEAMPIGAQWAAEMLPATHFIRMVRGIVLREAEVTSLGKDALWLLGFTCVGVLLAAKRFNKHL; this comes from the coding sequence ATGTGGGGTAGGTTAATTGCCATTGTCGTCAAAGAATTGAAACAACTGTCAAGAGACCGAATGACTTTTGGCATGATAGTCATGATCCCTTTGCTGCAATTAGTATTATTTGGTTATGCCATCAATACCGATGTTCGCCATGTGCCTGCAGGTATTATCGACATGAGTCAAACTACCTATAGCCGAGCCATTACACAAACAGTGGTAGCTACACAAGCAGTTGATTTCGTACATCAATACTACTCTATAAAGGAAGCCGAGAAAGCCATTACCAACGGAGAAGTCAAAGCAGTACTCTATGTACCCGTTGATTTGCCTCAACGACTGTTGATTCATCCCTCCTATGATTCAAAACGGGAATCATCACAAATAACTCGTCCGGTGGGACAATGGTTATTAGACGGCTCGGATACTATGGTAGCCTCAACGATCAGAGCGCTGAGAACCTTACCACTGAACGAAGTGGCTAACCGTGCAACCGTAATGAGCGTACCGACATTTGAAGTAGTCGAATATTTTAACCCAGAGCAACGTTCAGCAGTCAATATTGTCCCAGGGTTACTGGCTATTATCTTAACGATGACCATGATTATGTTTACCTCCGCTGCCATTGTTCGAGAGCGGGAGTTGGGTAACATGGAATTTTTAATTGTCACTCCAGTACACCCTCTGGAGCTGATGTTGGGTAAAATAATCCCCTACATTTTAGTCGGATTAATCCAAGTTGCGATTATTCTCAGTGCTGGACACTGGATATTTTCAGTTCCTGTCCGCGGTGGCCTAGATTCTTTATTACTCGCTTCATTTTTGTTCATTTGTGCCAGTTTGGCTTTAGGATTGGTCATTAGCACCATCGTTAATACTCAGCTTCAAGCGATGCAATTGACCATTTTTGTATTAATGCCATCCATTTTGTTATCTGGCTTTATGTTTCCTTATGAAGCTATGCCAATTGGAGCCCAATGGGCTGCAGAAATGCTACCTGCAACCCATTTCATTCGTATGGTTAGAGGAATAGTACTTCGAGAAGCAGAAGTGACATCATTAGGCAAGGATGCATTGTGGTTACTCGGCTTTACCTGTGTTGGCGTGTTGTTAGCGGCTAAACGTTTTAATAAACATTTGTAA
- a CDS encoding ABC transporter ATP-binding protein, whose translation MNESSYVIETQGLTRRFGDLVAVDDLNLLVPKGCIYGFLGPNGCGKSTLIRMLTGLLRPSSGEATVLGLTLQGNEELLKSRIGYMTQKFSLYDNLTVLENMRFVAAIYGVKDKSRISTLLAQYDLEQQQKQLAGTMSGGQKQRLALACAIMHCPELLFLDEPTSAVDPQNRRDFWEHLFDLSENGTTILVSTHYMDEAERCHQLAILENGIKRADGTPRELMQSMGATVIEVTGNDLRSLKQKLTDIKAVISASQSGTRLRVLIDDSIAEPIKLLSPVCQQYKLEIVRPSLEDVFVTSTGGRHVG comes from the coding sequence ATGAATGAATCCTCTTATGTAATCGAAACTCAAGGACTCACGCGTCGTTTTGGTGATTTAGTGGCAGTAGATGATCTGAATTTACTGGTACCAAAAGGTTGTATTTATGGTTTTCTCGGCCCAAATGGCTGTGGTAAGTCAACATTAATTAGGATGTTAACTGGCTTATTGAGACCCAGTTCTGGCGAAGCCACTGTTTTAGGATTAACGCTACAAGGGAATGAAGAGTTACTCAAAAGCAGAATTGGTTATATGACTCAGAAATTTTCCTTGTATGACAATTTGACAGTATTAGAAAATATGCGCTTTGTTGCGGCTATTTATGGGGTGAAAGATAAATCGCGAATATCAACATTACTGGCACAATATGATCTAGAACAACAACAAAAACAGTTAGCTGGAACCATGAGCGGCGGGCAAAAACAACGCTTGGCTCTTGCATGTGCCATTATGCATTGTCCTGAATTACTCTTTCTTGATGAACCCACTTCAGCTGTAGACCCACAAAACCGTCGTGATTTTTGGGAACACCTGTTTGACCTCAGTGAAAATGGCACCACAATTTTGGTTTCAACCCACTATATGGATGAAGCAGAACGCTGCCATCAATTAGCCATTTTGGAAAATGGTATCAAACGAGCCGACGGTACACCGCGTGAGTTAATGCAATCCATGGGTGCCACGGTTATTGAAGTGACTGGCAATGATTTAAGGTCGTTAAAACAGAAACTAACTGACATAAAAGCGGTTATTTCCGCATCTCAATCTGGCACTCGGTTAAGAGTGCTAATAGATGACTCCATAGCAGAACCCATTAAATTGCTTAGCCCTGTTTGTCAGCAATATAAGCTTGAAATAGTTAGGCCGAGTCTTGAAGATGTGTTTGTCACCAGTACTGGAGGTCGACATGTGGGGTAG
- a CDS encoding HlyD family secretion protein, with protein MMKRHLLWLSIIFLFAGCSGEEGEIAMGLIERDRIILSAPVSEQIRTIAVEEGQTVKSGDLLIQLDPRHAQLLIDQRQALLVQAQAKLNQLQTGARLEQLAAANAAMLAVQAQAQDAERSYVRMKDLWLKKLVAKSEYDSAKALKDQTTAQLSQAKQQWLELKNGTRSEEIAQAQAQTNAAQASLADARQSLADLSILAPKSGVVDVLPWKLGDRVAANVQLITLLASDRLYARVYLPATALGKINQGDSVQVWIDGHKQPVTGTVHNIRSTPAFTPYFALNERDRARLMYLTEIDLPADENLATGIGVEVRLP; from the coding sequence ATGATGAAACGTCATCTATTATGGTTGTCGATAATTTTTCTATTCGCTGGTTGTTCTGGTGAAGAAGGTGAAATTGCAATGGGGCTGATTGAACGAGATCGAATAATACTTTCAGCACCTGTTTCAGAGCAAATTCGCACTATTGCTGTTGAAGAAGGACAGACGGTAAAGTCAGGTGATTTATTAATTCAACTTGATCCCCGGCACGCGCAATTGCTAATTGATCAACGACAAGCCTTACTTGTTCAAGCACAAGCAAAACTAAATCAACTGCAAACTGGGGCTCGTTTAGAACAACTTGCAGCAGCCAATGCCGCAATGCTTGCTGTGCAGGCTCAAGCCCAAGATGCAGAAAGAAGCTATGTCCGAATGAAGGACCTTTGGTTAAAAAAATTGGTGGCAAAATCTGAATATGATTCAGCTAAAGCACTAAAAGATCAAACAACTGCCCAATTAAGCCAAGCAAAACAACAATGGTTAGAACTTAAAAATGGTACTCGCAGCGAAGAGATTGCTCAAGCACAAGCGCAAACAAACGCTGCGCAAGCATCATTGGCCGATGCACGGCAATCACTAGCCGATTTAAGCATACTCGCTCCAAAGTCAGGTGTTGTAGATGTTTTACCTTGGAAGCTTGGCGATCGCGTTGCTGCTAATGTTCAACTAATAACGCTTTTGGCCAGCGATCGTCTTTATGCCCGAGTATATTTACCAGCAACGGCGCTAGGTAAAATAAACCAAGGTGACTCAGTACAAGTATGGATTGATGGTCATAAACAACCTGTTACAGGAACGGTACATAACATCAGAAGTACCCCTGCCTTTACACCTTACTTTGCACTTAATGAACGAGATCGTGCCCGGTTAATGTATTTAACAGAGATAGACTTACCTGCTGATGAAAACTTAGCAACAGGGATTGGCGTAGAGGTTCGTTTACCATGA